A window of the Eschrichtius robustus isolate mEscRob2 chromosome 5, mEscRob2.pri, whole genome shotgun sequence genome harbors these coding sequences:
- the LOC137765224 gene encoding 1-acylglycerol-3-phosphate O-acyltransferase ABHD5, protein MAAEEVEVGSADASEKSGWLTGWLPTWCPTSTSHLKEAEEKILKCVPCTYKKGPARISNGNKIWTLKLSHNISNKTPLVLLHGFGGGLGLWALNFGDLCTNRPVYAFDLLGFGRSSRPRFDNDAEEVENQFVESIEEWRCALGLDKMILLGHNLGGFLAAAYSLKYPSSRVSHLILVEPWGFPERPDLADEERPIPIRIRALGAALIPFNPSASLRIAGPFGLSLVQCLRSDFKRKYSSMFADDTVTEYIYHCNVQTPSGETAFRNMTVPYGWAKRPMLQRIGKMHPDIPVSVIYGARSCIDGNSGTSIQSLQPHSYVKTIAILGAGHYVYADQPEDFNQKVKEICDTVD, encoded by the coding sequence ATGGCGGcagaggaggtggaggtgggctcTGCGGATGCTAGTGAGAAGTCAGGATGGCTAACTGGTTGGCTTCCCACGTGGTGCCCTACGTCAACATCACACCTTAAAGAAGctgaagagaaaattttaaaatgtgtcccCTGCACATACAAAAAAGGACCTGCTCGTATatctaatggaaataaaatatggaCACTGAAGCTTTCTCATAATATTTCAAATAAGACTCCACTTGTCCTCCTCCATGGTTTTGGAGGAGGTCTTGGACTCTGGGCACTGAATTTTGGAGATCTTTGCACCAATAGACCTGTCTATGCTTTTGACCTGCTGGGCTTTGGACGAAGTAGTAGACCCAGATTTGACAATGATGCAGAAGAAGTAGAGAATCAGTTTGTGGAATCCATTGAAGAGTGGAGATGTGCATTAGGATTGGACAAAATGATTTTGCTTGGACACAACCTGGGTGGGTTCCTGGCTGCTGCTTACTCACTGAAGTACCCATCAAGCAGGGTTAGTCATCTCATTTTAGTGGAGCCTTGGGGTTTTCCTGAGCGACCAGACCTTGCTGATGAAGAGAGACCAATTCCAATTCGGATCAGAGCCTTGGGAGCGGCATTGATTCCCTTTAACCCTTCAGCCAGCCTCAGGATTGCAGGACCCTTTGGTTTAAGTCTAGTACAGTGTTTAAGGTCTGACTTCAAACGGAAGTATTCTtcaatgtttgcagatgatacTGTGACAGAATACATTTACCACTGTAATGTCCAGACTCCCAGTGGTGAGACTGCATTCAGAAATATGACTGTCCCTTATGGATGGGCAAAAAGACCAATGCTGCAACGAATTGGTAAAATGCACCCTGACATTCCAGTTTCAGTGATCTATGGCGCCCGATCCTGCATAGATGGCAATTCTGGCACCAGCATCCAGTCATTACAACCACATTCATATGTGAAGACAATAGCCATTCTCGGAGCAGGGCATTATGTGTATGCAGATCAACCAGAAGACTTTAACCAGAAAGTGAAGGAGATCTGTGACACTGTGGACTGA